The window CGCTATAAGGAAGGCTATTTCCCAGTTTCCCCAACCGATACCCTGCAAGATATGCGCACCGATATGCTGCTGACCATGCAGGCTTGCGGAGTACCTATCGAAAAGCATCACCACGAAGTGGCGACCGGTGGCCAGTGCGAATTGGGTTTCCGCTTTGGAGAAATGATTCAAGCGGCTGACTGGTTGATGACCTACAAGTATTCGATCAAAAACGTCGCCAAGAAGTACGGCAAAACCGTCACCTTTATGCCCAAGCCGTTGTTCAACGACAACGGATCTGGCATGCATACCCATCAGTCTGTCTGGAAAGATGGCCAGCCCCTCATGGCCGGTGATGGCTATGCAGGCTTTAGCCAGACAGGGTTGTGGTACATAGGCGGCATTTTGAAGCACGCTCCTGCACTCCTCGCCTTCACTAACCCCACCACCAATTCCTACAAGCGCCTGGTGCCTGGGTTTGAGGCTCCTGTAAACCTGGCTTACTCCCAGGGCAACCGCTCAGCGTCTGTGCGAATTCCGCTATCAGGGGATAATCCTAAGGCGAAGCGCTTAGAGTTTCGCTGCCCTGATGCTACCTCTAATCCTTATCTGGCATTCGCGGCAATGCTCTGCGCGGGTATCGATGGCATCAAAAATCAGATTGATCCCGGCGATCCTCTGGATGTTGACATCTATGATCTCAGCCCTGAAGAGCTGGCTAAGATTCCCTCGACGCCTGGCTCTCTGTTGGATGCCCTGAAGGCGCTGGAAGAAGATCACACCTTCTTGACGACAGGTGGAGTGTTCACCGAAGACTTTATCCAGAACTGG is drawn from Leptolyngbya sp. SIO1E4 and contains these coding sequences:
- the glnA gene encoding type I glutamate--ammonia ligase; translation: MATADDILKKIQDENIQMIDLKFIDLPGIWQHLTVHSSQIDADSFTAGVPFDGSSIRGWKAINESDMAMVPDPDTMWMDPFMKEPTLSLICTIKEPRTGELYERCPRAIATKAIDYLKATGIGDTAFFGPEAEFFVFDDVRFDQNEHSAYYYVDSVEGRWNTGRIEEGGNLGYKPRYKEGYFPVSPTDTLQDMRTDMLLTMQACGVPIEKHHHEVATGGQCELGFRFGEMIQAADWLMTYKYSIKNVAKKYGKTVTFMPKPLFNDNGSGMHTHQSVWKDGQPLMAGDGYAGFSQTGLWYIGGILKHAPALLAFTNPTTNSYKRLVPGFEAPVNLAYSQGNRSASVRIPLSGDNPKAKRLEFRCPDATSNPYLAFAAMLCAGIDGIKNQIDPGDPLDVDIYDLSPEELAKIPSTPGSLLDALKALEEDHTFLTTGGVFTEDFIQNWIEYKLDNEVNPMRLRPHPYELALYYDC